A part of Paraliobacillus zengyii genomic DNA contains:
- the rpsU gene encoding 30S ribosomal protein S21 has product MSNTTRVRKNESLEDALRRFKRSVSKSGTMSEYRKREFYEKPSVRRKKKSEAARKRK; this is encoded by the coding sequence ATGTCAAATACAACTCGCGTTCGTAAAAACGAGTCTCTTGAAGATGCTCTTCGTCGCTTTAAACGCAGTGTATCAAAATCTGGTACAATGTCAGAATATCGTAAGCGTGAATTTTATGAGAAGCCTAGTGTTCGTCGCAAGAAAAAATCTGAGGCGGCTAGAAAGCGTAAGTAA
- a CDS encoding HD family phosphohydrolase: protein MRGLWEKRFRSIFRIQNKSVQIILTLAVIGSLFFVFMISNVYTETYDIERFSNANETIRAPITIEDTKETEHRRREAVQAIEDRYSISSEITEERIDYVHELFDAVGTVSGKSSGSDEEIQQSSAETVEDLKQLLTPELLDAVTQNTLVSLVEASDNDRLVAKELLITSLYDAYNEGIRTEEIEEAISNINQKLRYSSLSNDLQTALIDVGQFAIVENSFFSVNETMEAENQAIKNVEPVMIRAGEVIVQEGQTITNELYEKLKLVGLLNSDRNVFPVIGLLILILLLLGFIFYDMNDFSKEQTLDYRKLIGITLISVGIVGVMKSVSYFATNINQLYFLVPIITGVLLMKLLFREKSAITFAIVFSIIGSVIFNGQIPGSLNVEVGIYFLFSQLASIVLLVKIKDRSTILKASIGTAVVNILTVLLFLFLSYEKYVLLDYVVFSGYGLSAAFTACILTIGILPFFESELGILSDTKLLTLASPNHPLLRKILMEAPGTYHHSVMVANLSEAACENIGANGLLARVASYYHDLGKTKHPHYFIENQMGIQNPHDYLEPKESAEIIIGHPYNGAEILRQHKFPREIIDIAEQHHGTTLLKYFLYKEKDSGKLTQESDFRYPGPRPQTKEAAVISICDSIEAAVRSIPEPSMEKINEMVTSIIQDRLLDGQLDESALTFKELDIIKTTINESLNGIYHSRIQYPTGKKTKEA, encoded by the coding sequence ATGAGAGGTCTTTGGGAGAAACGATTCCGTAGCATTTTCCGAATTCAAAATAAGTCAGTACAGATTATATTAACTTTAGCAGTTATTGGATCCCTTTTCTTTGTTTTTATGATCTCTAATGTTTATACAGAAACGTATGATATCGAGCGTTTTAGTAATGCAAATGAAACAATTAGAGCGCCAATTACAATAGAAGATACAAAGGAAACAGAACATAGAAGAAGGGAAGCTGTCCAAGCGATAGAAGATCGGTATAGTATTTCTTCTGAAATCACTGAAGAACGAATTGACTATGTTCACGAGTTATTTGATGCTGTAGGAACCGTATCAGGAAAATCCTCTGGGTCTGATGAGGAGATACAACAATCAAGTGCTGAAACGGTCGAAGATTTAAAACAGTTATTGACACCTGAATTATTAGATGCTGTTACTCAAAATACATTAGTAAGTCTAGTTGAAGCTAGTGATAATGATCGTTTAGTTGCCAAGGAATTATTGATAACTAGCTTGTATGATGCATACAATGAGGGAATTCGTACCGAAGAAATTGAAGAAGCAATAAGTAACATTAATCAAAAACTGCGCTATTCGAGTTTAAGTAATGACTTGCAAACGGCATTAATTGACGTAGGACAATTTGCTATAGTAGAAAATTCATTTTTCTCTGTGAATGAGACAATGGAAGCGGAAAATCAAGCTATAAAAAATGTTGAACCTGTTATGATAAGAGCCGGCGAAGTAATTGTCCAAGAAGGTCAAACAATAACAAATGAATTATATGAAAAACTGAAATTAGTTGGTTTGTTAAATAGTGATCGAAACGTCTTTCCAGTAATTGGTTTATTGATTTTGATTTTATTATTATTAGGATTTATTTTCTATGATATGAATGATTTTTCAAAAGAACAAACATTAGACTATAGAAAGCTAATTGGTATTACGCTTATTAGTGTTGGTATAGTTGGAGTGATGAAATCTGTTAGTTATTTTGCAACTAATATAAATCAATTGTATTTTTTAGTTCCAATTATAACTGGAGTACTTCTTATGAAGCTGTTATTCCGTGAAAAGTCAGCTATTACTTTTGCGATTGTTTTTTCAATTATTGGAAGTGTAATTTTTAATGGACAAATTCCAGGCTCATTAAATGTGGAAGTCGGAATATACTTTTTGTTTTCTCAATTAGCAAGCATTGTGCTCTTAGTCAAAATAAAAGATCGATCAACAATTTTGAAAGCAAGTATTGGAACTGCAGTTGTTAATATTTTAACTGTTCTTTTATTTCTATTTCTGTCTTACGAAAAATATGTTCTTTTGGATTATGTTGTATTTAGTGGTTATGGATTGTCGGCTGCCTTTACTGCATGTATATTAACAATAGGTATTTTACCGTTTTTTGAATCAGAACTAGGCATTTTATCAGATACTAAATTATTAACATTAGCTAGTCCAAATCATCCGTTACTTCGAAAGATACTAATGGAAGCTCCGGGTACTTATCATCACAGTGTAATGGTTGCAAACTTAAGTGAAGCAGCGTGTGAGAATATTGGAGCAAACGGACTCTTGGCAAGAGTGGCATCTTATTATCATGATTTAGGTAAGACTAAACACCCGCATTATTTTATTGAAAACCAAATGGGTATTCAAAATCCACATGATTATCTGGAACCTAAAGAAAGTGCGGAAATTATTATTGGACATCCTTATAATGGTGCGGAAATTTTACGCCAACATAAATTCCCAAGAGAAATTATTGATATTGCCGAACAACACCACGGTACAACCTTATTAAAATATTTCTTATATAAGGAAAAAGACTCTGGTAAATTGACACAAGAGTCGGATTTTCGCTATCCTGGTCCTCGACCACAGACAAAAGAGGCAGCAGTTATATCAATTTGCGATTCAATTGAAGCGGCAGTTCGATCAATTCCAGAGCCATCAATGGAGAAAATTAATGAAATGGTAACCTCCATTATCCAAGATCGATTATTAGATGGTCAATTAGATGAGAGCGCACTAACTTTTAAGGAGTTAGATATAATCAAAACAACAATTAATGAATCACTAAATGGGATATATCATTCTAGAATTCAATATCCTACTGGTAAAAAAACAAAGGAGGCGTAA
- a CDS encoding PhoH family protein, whose translation MPEALHLIDLEIKDPNEALSLFGAEDKHLIQIENQLQVSIITRGEKVRVSGEQEEIALIQEILDALLKVIRKGLSISERDVVYAVELAKKGKIDQFETLFEDEITKNAKGKSIRVKTLGQRNYVNALKADDLVFGIGPAGTGKTYLAVVMAVQALKSGLVKRIILSRPAVEAGESLGFLPGDLKEKVDPYLRPLYDSLHDVLGTEHTVRLIERGTIEIAPLAYMRGRTLDDAFVILDEAQNTTHAQMKMFLTRLGFGSKMVVTGDITQVDLPRGVQSGLKAVESRLSGVKGISFIYLQQADVVRHPLVQKIIDAFEES comes from the coding sequence ATGCCAGAAGCGTTACACTTGATCGATTTAGAAATTAAAGATCCAAACGAAGCACTAAGTTTATTCGGTGCTGAGGATAAGCATTTAATTCAAATTGAAAACCAATTACAAGTATCTATTATTACCAGAGGTGAAAAAGTACGGGTTTCGGGTGAACAAGAAGAAATTGCGCTAATTCAAGAGATACTTGATGCATTATTAAAAGTAATCAGAAAAGGATTATCCATTTCTGAACGAGATGTTGTGTATGCAGTTGAATTAGCAAAAAAAGGTAAAATTGACCAATTTGAAACTTTATTTGAAGACGAAATTACGAAGAACGCCAAAGGAAAGTCAATTCGCGTTAAAACTTTAGGACAACGAAATTATGTAAATGCATTAAAAGCAGATGATTTAGTTTTTGGAATTGGTCCTGCTGGTACTGGTAAAACATATCTAGCAGTAGTAATGGCTGTTCAAGCATTAAAAAGTGGTTTAGTTAAGCGAATTATTCTATCTCGTCCTGCAGTAGAAGCCGGTGAAAGCTTAGGGTTTTTACCTGGTGACTTAAAAGAGAAAGTTGATCCTTATCTAAGGCCGTTATATGATTCATTACACGATGTATTAGGAACTGAACATACAGTTCGACTAATTGAACGAGGTACCATTGAGATTGCTCCTTTAGCCTATATGCGGGGTAGAACGTTAGATGATGCATTTGTTATTTTAGATGAAGCGCAAAACACGACACATGCTCAAATGAAAATGTTCCTGACAAGACTAGGGTTCGGTTCAAAAATGGTTGTAACGGGTGATATTACACAAGTTGATTTACCACGTGGCGTACAATCTGGATTAAAGGCTGTCGAATCAAGATTAAGTGGAGTAAAAGGCATTTCCTTTATTTACTTACAACAAGCTGATGTTGTACGTCATCCATTAGTTCAGAAAATTATTGATGCATTTGAAGAGTCTTAA
- the floA gene encoding flotillin-like protein FloA (flotillin-like protein involved in membrane lipid rafts) has protein sequence MFILGSTNFDAVGDFVPLIIIGIIVIAVAILFTFIPVMLWVSALAAGVKVNIFTLIGMRLRRVVPARVINPLIKAHKAGLAVNTNQLESHYLAGGNVDRVVNALIAAQRANIPLEFERAAAIDLAGRDVLEAVQMSVNPKVIETPFIAGISMDGIEVKAKARITVRANIDRLVGGAGEETIIARVGEGIVSTIGSSASHSKVLENPDSISQNVLSKGLDAGTAFEILSIDIADIDIGKNIGAMLQTDQAEADKNIAQAKAEERRAMAVAEEQEMLARVQEMRAKVVEAEADVPRALAEALRSGNMGVMDYMNYKNIDADTDMRDSIGKLSKDDSDSEDE, from the coding sequence ATGTTTATCTTAGGAAGCACTAACTTTGATGCAGTGGGTGACTTTGTCCCACTAATCATTATTGGAATTATTGTTATTGCAGTTGCGATTCTTTTTACATTTATTCCAGTAATGTTATGGGTAAGTGCATTAGCAGCTGGTGTTAAAGTTAATATTTTCACACTAATAGGTATGCGTCTACGTCGAGTAGTACCAGCCCGCGTCATTAACCCGTTAATTAAAGCACATAAAGCGGGTCTGGCTGTCAATACGAATCAATTAGAAAGTCATTATTTAGCTGGTGGTAATGTGGATCGAGTAGTTAATGCACTTATTGCTGCACAACGAGCAAATATACCACTTGAGTTTGAACGTGCTGCTGCAATTGATTTGGCTGGTCGTGATGTATTAGAAGCAGTTCAAATGAGTGTAAATCCAAAAGTAATTGAGACACCTTTTATTGCCGGTATTTCCATGGATGGTATTGAAGTAAAAGCCAAAGCAAGAATTACCGTAAGAGCTAACATTGATCGACTTGTTGGTGGTGCTGGTGAAGAGACAATTATTGCGCGTGTAGGCGAGGGAATTGTAAGTACAATTGGTAGTTCAGCGAGCCATAGTAAAGTTCTAGAAAACCCGGATTCAATCTCACAAAATGTTCTATCAAAAGGTCTAGATGCAGGTACAGCATTTGAAATATTATCCATTGATATAGCAGATATTGATATTGGTAAAAACATTGGTGCGATGTTGCAAACAGATCAAGCCGAAGCAGATAAAAATATTGCACAGGCTAAAGCGGAAGAACGTCGTGCAATGGCTGTTGCAGAAGAACAAGAAATGTTGGCTCGTGTTCAAGAGATGCGTGCAAAAGTTGTGGAAGCGGAAGCAGATGTACCACGTGCATTAGCAGAAGCATTACGTTCTGGAAATATGGGTGTAATGGATTATATGAATTACAAAAATATAGACGCGGATACAGATATGCGTGATTCTATTGGGAAATTATCGAAGGATGATTCCGATTCAGAAGATGAATAA
- a CDS encoding YqzL family protein, translating into MVDISWKVFSQTGNIETYLLMKELETVYHDSGTEPDNEAIQEYDNLI; encoded by the coding sequence GTGGTCGACATATCATGGAAGGTCTTTAGTCAGACGGGAAACATTGAAACCTATTTATTAATGAAAGAATTGGAAACTGTCTATCATGATAGTGGAACAGAACCTGATAATGAAGCAATACAAGAATATGATAACCTAATTTAG
- a CDS encoding diacylglycerol kinase family protein, with product MASDYQGNKRSRLGLKYALNGIKYAVRSENNMKIHFVILLIVIGLGLAFQLSIVEWMLLSLTIGSVLICELLNTAIEDLLDYLAPEIHPTVGKIKDLTAGAVLIAALVSLIVGSLVFIPKILALF from the coding sequence ATGGCTTCGGATTATCAAGGGAATAAGCGTAGTAGGTTGGGGCTGAAATATGCACTAAATGGGATAAAATACGCAGTTCGTTCTGAAAATAATATGAAGATACATTTCGTCATTTTATTAATTGTAATTGGCTTAGGATTGGCTTTCCAATTATCTATAGTAGAATGGATGCTATTATCTTTAACGATTGGTAGCGTGTTAATTTGTGAGTTGCTAAATACTGCTATTGAAGACCTATTAGATTATCTAGCACCAGAAATACATCCAACAGTAGGGAAAATAAAGGACCTCACAGCTGGGGCTGTATTGATTGCAGCTCTAGTTTCACTAATTGTTGGATCACTTGTATTTATACCGAAAATTTTGGCTTTATTCTAA
- a CDS encoding GatB/YqeY domain-containing protein — MLLTERLNQDMKIAMKSRDKETLSVIRMVKASLQNEAIKLGKDALTEEEELTILSRELKQRNDSLHEFKEAGRMDLVEKLEVELDVLQVYMPEQLSNEELEEIVLQTIEEVNATSKKEMGKVMGALMPKVKGKADGTVVQKLVQKHLA, encoded by the coding sequence ATGTTATTAACAGAACGTCTCAACCAAGATATGAAAATAGCAATGAAAAGTAGAGATAAAGAAACACTAAGCGTTATTCGTATGGTGAAAGCATCTTTACAGAATGAAGCAATTAAACTTGGAAAAGACGCGTTAACAGAAGAAGAGGAATTAACCATCTTATCTAGAGAGTTAAAGCAAAGAAATGATTCCCTCCATGAATTTAAAGAAGCTGGAAGAATGGATCTTGTAGAAAAATTAGAAGTTGAATTAGATGTTTTACAAGTATATATGCCTGAACAGCTATCAAATGAAGAGCTTGAAGAAATCGTTTTGCAAACCATAGAAGAAGTGAATGCTACTTCAAAAAAAGAAATGGGTAAAGTGATGGGTGCGCTTATGCCGAAAGTAAAGGGCAAAGCAGATGGCACAGTAGTCCAGAAGTTAGTGCAAAAACACTTAGCATAA
- a CDS encoding NfeD family protein, with translation MYSILISLLFVIVGSIHTQGVSAAENGDGKLVYVIPIEAEVERGLEAFLRRTTTEAAEADADHIIFELNTPGGRVDAATNIGGLLQDLEIETTSYITVQALSAGSYIALNTDNIFMKPQSTMGASGVINSDGSEAAEKAQSAWFESMTSAAESKGRDPLYAQAMADKEIDLPEYDAPTGTYLTLSPSDSVEVGYAEAVVNHRTELLSQLGLSNAKIVEMEVTFSEGVARFLTNSAVVPILLSLASIGLIVELFSPGFGIPGSIGITSLILFFYGHIVAGFAGYEAIILLIVGMVLIFAEIFVPGGIIGFLGVGAVVGSLYMSTDNVVHMSMSIMIAFVVAIITAIVLIKTIGLEKGFLRKIILNDATTTEKGYVSSVNKLELIGMEGTTVTPLRPAGTALIGNERIDVVSEGGYIESQQKVKVVTSEGSRIVVRQV, from the coding sequence ATGTATAGTATCCTCATTAGTTTACTGTTTGTTATTGTTGGATCCATACATACACAAGGTGTAAGTGCAGCAGAAAATGGGGATGGAAAATTAGTTTATGTTATCCCAATTGAAGCGGAAGTAGAACGTGGTTTGGAAGCGTTCTTACGTCGAACTACAACAGAAGCAGCTGAAGCTGATGCTGATCATATTATTTTCGAACTCAATACTCCTGGCGGGCGTGTAGATGCTGCGACTAATATTGGTGGGTTATTACAAGACCTAGAAATTGAGACAACTTCTTATATAACAGTTCAAGCTTTATCTGCAGGTTCTTATATTGCTCTAAACACTGATAATATTTTTATGAAGCCTCAATCAACGATGGGGGCAAGTGGAGTGATTAATTCTGATGGATCTGAAGCTGCAGAAAAGGCACAGTCAGCTTGGTTTGAGTCTATGACTAGTGCAGCAGAATCAAAAGGAAGAGATCCACTGTATGCACAAGCTATGGCAGACAAAGAAATTGATCTGCCAGAATACGACGCCCCAACTGGCACGTACCTAACTTTAAGTCCCTCTGATTCAGTTGAAGTTGGTTATGCAGAAGCGGTTGTTAACCATCGTACAGAGCTTTTAAGTCAATTAGGTTTATCAAATGCAAAAATAGTCGAAATGGAAGTAACCTTTTCTGAAGGAGTAGCCAGATTTCTAACAAATTCAGCAGTTGTTCCTATTTTATTATCGCTTGCAAGTATCGGACTAATTGTTGAGTTATTCTCTCCTGGATTTGGGATACCTGGTTCGATAGGTATTACATCTCTAATATTATTTTTTTACGGACACATTGTGGCTGGTTTTGCTGGCTATGAGGCGATCATATTATTAATAGTAGGTATGGTGTTAATTTTTGCGGAAATATTTGTTCCTGGAGGTATAATTGGATTTCTGGGAGTTGGTGCAGTTGTAGGTTCTTTATATATGTCGACTGATAATGTGGTTCATATGAGTATGAGTATAATGATCGCATTCGTAGTTGCAATTATTACTGCAATTGTATTGATTAAAACGATTGGTTTAGAGAAGGGTTTTTTAAGAAAGATAATATTAAATGATGCAACTACTACTGAAAAGGGTTATGTATCTTCAGTTAATAAACTAGAATTAATTGGCATGGAAGGTACAACGGTGACACCTCTTCGGCCTGCAGGTACAGCACTTATTGGTAATGAACGAATAGATGTTGTATCAGAAGGTGGCTATATTGAAAGTCAGCAAAAGGTAAAAGTAGTTACATCAGAAGGTTCAAGAATTGTGGTTCGACAAGTTTAA
- the yqfC gene encoding sporulation protein YqfC, which translates to MNEWQKRVGNWLSNHLQLPSDVVLELPRITTIGQFHAYIENHRGLIVFTDQELQLKLKKGALKITGNKLVIKTLLPEEILIEGTIDTIMFLEHKNETIN; encoded by the coding sequence ATGAATGAGTGGCAGAAACGTGTTGGAAATTGGTTAAGTAATCATCTGCAACTACCTTCTGATGTTGTATTGGAGTTACCAAGAATTACAACAATCGGCCAATTCCATGCTTATATAGAAAATCATCGAGGATTAATTGTCTTTACTGATCAAGAATTACAACTGAAGTTGAAAAAAGGGGCGTTAAAAATAACTGGGAATAAGCTTGTGATTAAAACACTACTACCTGAAGAAATCTTAATAGAAGGTACGATTGATACCATTATGTTTCTAGAACATAAAAACGAAACTATTAATTAA
- the ybeY gene encoding rRNA maturation RNase YbeY: MHIDFHDETNSVTEEYVDLIQQLLTYAAKEEGVTQESELSINFVDNREIQIINRNYRQIDEPTDVISFALEEMGEGELEIIGEDMPLMLGDVVISIDKAKEQAEEYNHSLDRELGFLALHGFLHLLGYDHMKEVDEKKMFARQEELLNGFGLSRE, encoded by the coding sequence ATGCATATCGATTTTCATGATGAAACAAATTCTGTAACAGAAGAGTATGTAGATTTAATCCAACAACTATTAACATATGCAGCAAAAGAGGAGGGAGTAACACAAGAATCTGAACTTTCCATTAATTTTGTTGATAATAGAGAAATTCAAATTATAAACCGTAATTACCGTCAGATAGATGAACCTACCGATGTGATCTCTTTTGCTTTAGAGGAAATGGGAGAAGGCGAGTTAGAAATTATTGGTGAAGATATGCCACTTATGTTAGGTGATGTTGTTATTTCCATTGATAAAGCAAAAGAACAAGCTGAAGAATACAATCATAGTTTAGATAGAGAATTAGGATTCTTAGCATTACATGGTTTTCTACATTTATTAGGCTATGATCACATGAAAGAAGTAGACGAGAAAAAAATGTTTGCAAGACAAGAGGAGCTTTTAAATGGCTTCGGATTATCAAGGGAATAA
- a CDS encoding Na/Pi symporter: MGLLSLLSVFLLLFYMGMRLLQTGLTFFMSSRIEEWLTKGTQNVFGSILIGIIATFLLQSSSVVLVITISFVTIGVISFRQTIGIILGANIGTTMTGEILVFGDAFPFLIWLVVGLFLLLFPQKNIFYTGCILVGLSTIFVSLDGFESLATLVASNHLILAGLSLTETSPSIGIIIGTVISGIIQSSSATFGLTLSMMQQELLPLSSAIAIILGSNIGTCVTSLIATLGAKREAKLVAITHTAFNLITVIIAIPLLPIFNLIALHLANNSSMQLAHISVVFNVFSVLIVLPFVPLFEKYIAR, encoded by the coding sequence ATGGGATTATTATCTTTATTATCCGTTTTTCTACTTTTGTTTTATATGGGCATGCGCCTATTACAAACTGGTTTAACTTTCTTTATGAGCTCAAGAATAGAAGAATGGCTTACTAAAGGTACGCAAAATGTTTTTGGAAGTATCTTAATTGGAATCATTGCCACATTTCTTCTGCAAAGTAGTTCTGTTGTATTAGTCATTACGATAAGTTTTGTAACGATTGGTGTAATAAGTTTCCGACAAACTATTGGCATAATTCTAGGTGCAAATATCGGAACGACAATGACTGGAGAAATTCTCGTCTTTGGCGACGCTTTTCCATTTTTGATTTGGCTTGTAGTTGGTTTATTCTTACTATTATTCCCTCAAAAAAACATCTTCTATACTGGATGTATTCTTGTAGGCCTATCAACAATCTTTGTTTCTTTAGACGGATTTGAATCTTTAGCTACTTTGGTGGCTAGTAATCATCTAATATTAGCAGGACTTAGTTTAACAGAAACATCACCTAGTATTGGTATTATAATTGGAACTGTTATCAGTGGTATTATTCAATCTTCCAGCGCTACATTTGGATTAACGCTAAGCATGATGCAACAAGAACTCTTACCTCTATCTAGCGCGATTGCAATTATATTAGGATCAAACATCGGGACATGCGTGACATCATTAATTGCTACACTTGGAGCTAAAAGAGAAGCTAAACTTGTTGCCATAACACATACTGCATTTAATCTTATAACGGTTATCATTGCGATACCTTTACTACCAATTTTCAACTTAATTGCACTTCACTTAGCGAATAACAGCAGTATGCAATTAGCTCATATATCTGTCGTCTTTAATGTATTTTCAGTTCTTATTGTCCTTCCTTTTGTTCCATTATTCGAAAAGTACATTGCTAGATAA
- the yqfD gene encoding sporulation protein YqfD produces the protein MKQEQGTWIRGYLTIHVIGSRPELFLDLCARNEIYVWDIHKIDKQTCVANIFVKDLLKIKKIRKKTRYKIQFKKRTGLPFTWKKFKKRKALMFGIVLSVLFVFFLSNMVWKIEIDGVRPEVEKQIRTSLRANGVYPGVLKFSVESPSKLQRLVLDNNPELLWVGVKEKGTTYTLEGVEKTTISEQEVKSPSNIVANKSGVIVDMYVSKGKPLAKINDFVEKGEILVAGDLKTADAIDEEKGEENEKEEGEYQIAAEAEIYANTWYESTISVPMEVTYQAITGEVNNKYYLGGNNQKVPIWGFFQEEYQSSRIEEEQNSIYFFQWELPIYFYKKEVYELEEVVEKRSEKEAKELGIRQAKIDLQETLGQAAEITNEKILHEASENGKVKLELYFTVKENIAKIQDLSQGD, from the coding sequence ATGAAACAGGAACAAGGTACTTGGATTCGAGGGTATTTAACTATACATGTAATTGGGAGTCGACCAGAGCTTTTTTTGGATCTATGTGCCAGAAATGAAATTTATGTCTGGGATATACATAAGATTGATAAACAAACATGTGTTGCAAACATATTTGTGAAAGATCTTTTGAAAATAAAGAAAATAAGGAAAAAAACACGTTACAAAATACAGTTTAAAAAAAGAACAGGTCTTCCATTCACTTGGAAGAAGTTTAAAAAAAGAAAGGCACTTATGTTTGGTATCGTTTTAAGTGTTCTTTTTGTGTTTTTTTTATCTAATATGGTATGGAAAATTGAGATTGATGGTGTAAGGCCTGAGGTAGAAAAACAAATTAGAACCTCGCTAAGGGCAAACGGCGTTTATCCAGGTGTATTAAAATTCTCAGTTGAATCACCAAGTAAATTGCAACGATTGGTTCTAGACAATAATCCAGAACTATTATGGGTTGGTGTCAAAGAAAAAGGGACAACCTATACGTTAGAGGGTGTTGAGAAAACCACTATATCTGAACAAGAAGTGAAAAGTCCTAGTAATATTGTAGCGAATAAAAGTGGTGTAATTGTAGATATGTATGTTTCAAAAGGAAAACCGCTTGCAAAGATAAATGATTTTGTTGAAAAAGGAGAAATATTAGTAGCAGGAGACTTGAAAACCGCAGATGCTATCGATGAAGAGAAGGGAGAAGAAAATGAGAAGGAGGAAGGCGAATATCAAATTGCAGCAGAAGCAGAAATCTATGCGAATACATGGTATGAATCCACTATCTCAGTGCCAATGGAAGTCACCTACCAAGCAATAACAGGTGAAGTGAATAATAAATATTATTTGGGTGGAAATAATCAGAAGGTTCCAATCTGGGGGTTTTTCCAAGAGGAATATCAGTCCTCACGAATTGAAGAAGAGCAAAATTCTATTTACTTTTTTCAATGGGAATTACCAATATATTTTTACAAAAAGGAAGTATATGAACTTGAAGAAGTGGTAGAAAAAAGATCAGAAAAAGAAGCGAAAGAGTTGGGGATTAGACAAGCCAAAATTGACTTACAAGAAACATTGGGACAAGCTGCAGAAATAACAAATGAAAAAATTTTGCATGAAGCTTCCGAGAATGGTAAAGTAAAATTAGAGCTATACTTTACTGTTAAAGAAAATATAGCAAAAATACAAGACCTATCTCAAGGAGATTAA
- the era gene encoding GTPase Era: MEKAYQSGFITIVGRPNVGKSTFMNRVIGQKIAIMSDKAQTTRNTIQGVLTEPDAQFVFIDTPGIHKPKHRLGDFMVKIAQNTLSGVDIVLFMINAEEGFGAGDKYIIDRLENVESPVFLIINKIDKVHPDELFLLIDKYKDKYDFAEIVPISALEGNNVDHMISVLKSYLPEGPQYYPEDQVTDHPERFIISELIREKALELTREEIPHSIAVVIEDIIEKDDEKLRIQAVIVTERSTQKGIIIGKQGSMLKQIGKKARIDIETLLGTKVYLELWVKVQKDWRNRPQSLKEYGFSQDDY, translated from the coding sequence ATGGAAAAAGCATATCAATCTGGTTTTATAACAATAGTAGGTCGTCCAAATGTCGGTAAATCAACCTTCATGAATCGTGTTATCGGTCAAAAAATCGCTATTATGAGTGACAAAGCACAAACTACGAGAAATACGATTCAAGGTGTTTTAACTGAGCCAGACGCACAATTTGTATTTATTGATACGCCAGGTATTCATAAACCAAAACATCGTCTAGGTGACTTTATGGTTAAAATTGCGCAGAACACGTTAAGTGGAGTAGATATTGTTTTATTTATGATTAACGCCGAAGAAGGTTTTGGTGCAGGAGATAAATACATTATTGATCGCTTGGAAAATGTAGAAAGTCCAGTTTTTTTAATTATAAATAAAATTGATAAAGTACATCCAGATGAATTGTTTTTATTAATCGATAAATATAAGGACAAGTATGATTTTGCTGAAATCGTACCAATATCTGCTTTAGAAGGTAACAATGTTGACCATATGATTAGTGTGCTGAAAAGTTATTTACCTGAAGGTCCACAATATTATCCAGAAGATCAGGTAACAGATCATCCAGAAAGATTCATTATTAGTGAGTTAATACGAGAAAAAGCATTAGAATTAACTCGTGAAGAAATTCCACACTCAATTGCGGTAGTGATTGAGGATATTATAGAAAAAGATGATGAAAAACTGCGTATACAAGCTGTGATTGTTACAGAAAGAAGCACGCAAAAAGGTATTATTATCGGTAAACAAGGTTCTATGCTCAAACAAATTGGTAAAAAGGCAAGAATTGACATTGAAACATTATTAGGAACAAAAGTTTATTTAGAATTATGGGTAAAAGTTCAAAAGGATTGGCGAAATCGTCCGCAGAGCTTAAAGGAATATGGTTTTAGTCAAGATGACTATTAA